One Halosegnis longus DNA window includes the following coding sequences:
- a CDS encoding inorganic phosphate transporter, with protein sequence MDFALIALFVAAALASLFMAWVIGAGSSGATPFAPAVGANAIATMRAAFLVGIFGFAGAVIQGGSISEAVGSGLIGGVSLPIAGVILVLVLGAGLMAIGILTGYPIATAFTVTGAVIGVGLALGGTPVWVKYQQIAAVWVLTPFVGGGVAFVIASLLPRETVPERYSIPILVALVGAVLVNIQFSFLGVGTTPGTISGVIRRGLAMEGVGSVTGITAIVSLVLAGLTWFDIRHDRASGLRHVLLSLGALVAFSAGGSQVGLAVGPLLPLLDEVGMVPTSVVLVGGGLGMLIGSWTGAPRMIKSLAQDYSSLGPRRSISALVPSFLIAQLAVLLGVPVSFNEIVVSAIIGSGAAVGGRAAIDARKILMTVGAWAGSFALSFSLAYLAGMILV encoded by the coding sequence ATGGATTTCGCTCTTATCGCTCTCTTTGTTGCTGCAGCGCTCGCTAGCCTGTTCATGGCATGGGTCATCGGTGCTGGCTCAAGCGGTGCAACCCCGTTTGCACCTGCCGTTGGCGCGAATGCAATCGCAACGATGCGGGCGGCGTTTCTTGTTGGGATCTTCGGCTTTGCCGGAGCCGTTATTCAAGGGGGGAGTATCTCAGAAGCAGTTGGAAGTGGTCTCATCGGTGGGGTTAGTCTCCCCATTGCTGGTGTGATTCTTGTACTGGTGTTGGGAGCTGGACTGATGGCTATCGGAATCCTGACTGGATACCCGATTGCGACAGCATTTACTGTGACGGGCGCAGTGATTGGTGTCGGACTAGCTCTCGGGGGGACCCCTGTGTGGGTAAAGTATCAGCAGATTGCCGCCGTCTGGGTACTTACACCATTTGTCGGCGGAGGAGTCGCATTCGTTATCGCAAGTCTACTCCCTCGCGAAACGGTTCCAGAACGCTACAGTATCCCGATACTCGTCGCTCTCGTCGGAGCAGTTCTTGTGAATATTCAGTTCAGCTTCCTTGGTGTCGGGACTACACCGGGGACGATTAGCGGGGTTATACGACGGGGACTAGCGATGGAGGGGGTTGGGTCGGTCACTGGAATCACTGCAATTGTCTCACTTGTGCTTGCAGGTCTTACCTGGTTCGACATCCGCCACGACAGAGCCAGCGGCCTGCGACACGTCTTACTGAGCCTTGGGGCGCTCGTCGCATTTTCTGCCGGTGGCAGTCAGGTCGGGCTTGCTGTTGGACCACTGTTGCCCCTGCTCGATGAGGTTGGAATGGTGCCGACCTCTGTTGTCCTTGTTGGCGGCGGCCTGGGTATGCTCATCGGCTCTTGGACAGGCGCACCCAGGATGATTAAATCGCTTGCGCAAGATTACTCATCGCTTGGGCCACGCCGGTCGATATCTGCACTCGTGCCGTCGTTCCTCATCGCCCAACTTGCGGTCTTGTTGGGTGTCCCAGTGTCTTTCAACGAGATCGTCGTTAGTGCTATTATTGGTAGTGGCGCAGCGGTCGGAGGGCGAGCGGCCATAGATGCACGGAAGATTCTCATGACAGTAGGCGCGTGGGCTGGGTCGTTCGCTCTGTCATTCAGCCTCGCATATCTCGCTGGAATGATCCTAGTGTGA
- a CDS encoding YeeE/YedE family protein has product MSNRHPLFKPLIFVGGLVFGFGLGFSHMARPEVVVNFLLFEDLGLPFVMFGAAIVSGIAFALLPRIRETAPLTGNRYERRLKPFDRNVLIGGAIFGVGWGLSGICPGAAYASLGVGNITILWALAGMFLGAYAQGYWRSRRAERDSTAVSAD; this is encoded by the coding sequence ATGAGTAACCGGCATCCGTTGTTCAAGCCGCTGATTTTTGTTGGCGGCTTAGTGTTCGGATTCGGACTCGGGTTTAGCCATATGGCACGCCCAGAGGTCGTAGTGAACTTCCTCCTATTCGAGGATTTGGGGCTTCCGTTCGTGATGTTCGGAGCGGCAATCGTCTCCGGCATCGCGTTCGCCCTACTGCCGCGCATCCGAGAAACCGCACCGCTCACCGGAAACCGATACGAGCGACGCTTGAAGCCGTTTGATCGTAATGTGCTCATCGGTGGCGCAATCTTTGGCGTCGGGTGGGGACTCTCAGGAATTTGTCCCGGTGCCGCCTATGCTAGTCTCGGTGTTGGTAATATCACCATTCTCTGGGCACTGGCAGGGATGTTCCTCGGTGCGTATGCCCAAGGCTACTGGCGGAGTCGCCGTGCAGAGCGGGACTCTACCGCAGTTAGCGCGGATTAA
- a CDS encoding YeeE/YedE family protein: MVTDVVLLQAAAEFFPNGISRYAVGGLLVGLGTVLIYLGTGIPAGASTFLESTLSYVSDQSRFQQYVASRDWRVLFTAGIILGALAFAATFQSGLITSPLYEPGTTGQLYEVAGVTLWTTDIQPWRLFFGGILVGIGTRVGKGCTSGHGVCGVGSASKTSLVGVLTFLTVAIGTAQVVAALGVSP; encoded by the coding sequence ATGGTCACTGACGTAGTACTGCTCCAAGCAGCCGCCGAATTCTTCCCAAATGGGATTAGTCGCTACGCCGTCGGTGGCCTCCTTGTTGGGCTTGGGACCGTTCTCATCTATCTCGGAACGGGGATTCCAGCCGGAGCGAGTACATTCTTAGAGTCGACGTTATCGTACGTTTCCGACCAATCGCGGTTCCAACAGTATGTCGCCTCAAGAGACTGGCGAGTACTGTTCACGGCAGGCATCATTCTTGGAGCGCTAGCGTTTGCCGCGACGTTCCAGTCCGGTCTCATCACAAGTCCGCTGTATGAGCCCGGAACGACCGGCCAGCTGTACGAGGTCGCTGGCGTCACACTCTGGACGACCGATATCCAGCCGTGGCGCCTCTTCTTTGGTGGCATCCTCGTGGGTATCGGCACCCGCGTTGGGAAGGGATGTACGTCGGGCCACGGAGTCTGCGGGGTCGGATCAGCATCGAAGACATCGTTAGTGGGCGTATTGACGTTCCTGACTGTTGCAATCGGCACGGCACAGGTCGTCGCAGCCCTGGGGGTGAGCCCATGA
- a CDS encoding MBL fold metallo-hydrolase, which yields MNADDFPTPDVEVESIDPESLKDRIDAGEDITLLDARMQSDYDEWRISGENVTSINIPYFEFLDDEVDTEVFSQIPDDREITVLCAKGGASEYVAGTLAEHGYDVDHLEDGMNGWASIYEAVEVERYDGQGTLIQYQRPSSGCLGYLLYDDDEAAIIDPLRAFTDRYLDDADEFGVDLKYAFDTHVHADHISGVRDLDDRGVEAVIPEAAVGRGIVYADEFTTAADGDTFDIGNATIEAIHTPGHTTGMTSYLVDDSLLATGDGLFIESVARPDLEEGDDGAPDAARMLYESLQERVLSLPDETLIGGAHFSDAAEPAADGTYTAPIGDLVTEMDALTMDKEAFVELVLSDMPPRPANYEDIIATNLGKNPVDDDEAFTLELGPNNCAASQDSLAGD from the coding sequence ATGAACGCAGACGACTTCCCGACTCCGGATGTCGAGGTCGAATCAATCGACCCAGAATCGCTCAAAGATCGCATTGACGCCGGCGAGGACATCACGCTCCTCGACGCGCGTATGCAATCGGATTACGATGAGTGGCGGATTAGCGGCGAAAACGTCACGTCGATCAATATCCCCTACTTCGAGTTCCTCGACGATGAGGTCGACACTGAGGTGTTCAGCCAGATACCGGACGACCGTGAGATAACGGTACTTTGTGCCAAGGGTGGTGCCAGCGAATACGTTGCAGGTACGCTCGCGGAACACGGATACGATGTTGATCATCTCGAGGACGGCATGAACGGCTGGGCCAGTATCTATGAAGCCGTTGAGGTCGAACGATACGACGGGCAGGGGACCCTCATCCAGTACCAGCGTCCATCTTCGGGATGTCTCGGATATCTCCTATACGATGACGATGAAGCTGCCATCATCGACCCGTTGCGCGCCTTCACCGATCGCTACCTCGATGATGCCGATGAGTTCGGTGTCGATCTCAAGTATGCATTCGACACGCACGTCCACGCGGATCACATCTCTGGAGTACGCGACCTAGACGACCGTGGGGTTGAGGCGGTCATCCCCGAGGCCGCTGTCGGCCGTGGCATCGTCTATGCGGATGAGTTCACAACAGCTGCCGATGGTGATACATTCGACATCGGCAACGCGACCATCGAGGCGATTCATACACCAGGCCACACGACTGGGATGACCTCCTACCTCGTTGACGATAGCCTGCTCGCCACTGGTGATGGATTGTTCATCGAGAGCGTTGCTCGTCCGGACCTCGAGGAAGGAGATGACGGAGCGCCCGACGCTGCTCGGATGCTATACGAGTCGCTACAGGAGCGTGTCCTCTCGCTCCCCGATGAGACGCTGATCGGTGGAGCACACTTCAGCGACGCCGCCGAACCGGCAGCTGACGGTACATACACAGCACCGATTGGCGACCTCGTTACCGAAATGGACGCTCTGACAATGGACAAAGAGGCGTTTGTCGAGCTGGTCCTCTCCGACATGCCACCACGGCCAGCGAACTATGAGGATATTATTGCTACGAATCTCGGCAAAAACCCTGTCGACGATGACGAAGCGTTCACGCTTGAGCTCGGACCAAACAACTGCGCCGCAAGCCAGGACTCACTCGCGGGGGACTGA
- a CDS encoding sulfurtransferase TusA family protein has protein sequence MSVEFDIAETLDVKGESCPMPVVKTKSTIDGLSQGEVLEVLATDSGSMSDIDGWADGTDGVELIEQQEGDTVYKHYVRKTE, from the coding sequence ATGAGTGTAGAATTCGATATTGCGGAGACGCTTGATGTGAAAGGTGAATCGTGCCCGATGCCGGTCGTAAAGACCAAATCTACGATCGATGGTCTCAGTCAGGGAGAGGTGCTTGAGGTCCTGGCAACGGACTCGGGGAGTATGAGCGATATTGACGGCTGGGCAGATGGTACCGATGGCGTCGAACTCATCGAACAGCAAGAGGGCGATACCGTGTACAAGCACTACGTGCGTAAGACCGAGTAA
- a CDS encoding DsrE/DsrF/DrsH-like family protein: protein MSTDTPDAPTSDAPSRAELAARVDELEAALADATDEEGQKKMSIIATKGTLDMAYPPLILASTAAAFGYEVTVFHTFWGLDILHEERSKNLKLSSVGNPNMPVPNAVAALPGMDRVTTKMMERKIDDNDTATIEELIETSLDMGVEFQACQMTIDLMDYDEQDFYDGVTTGVGAATALQDMADADIQLLV, encoded by the coding sequence ATGAGTACGGACACCCCTGACGCGCCGACCAGCGACGCGCCATCGCGTGCGGAGCTAGCCGCGCGCGTTGACGAGCTTGAGGCTGCGCTGGCAGACGCCACCGATGAGGAAGGTCAAAAGAAGATGAGTATCATCGCGACAAAGGGAACGCTTGATATGGCGTACCCTCCGCTCATCCTTGCCAGCACTGCGGCTGCCTTCGGCTACGAAGTAACGGTCTTCCACACATTCTGGGGACTGGATATCCTGCACGAAGAGCGCTCGAAGAACCTCAAGCTCAGCTCTGTCGGGAACCCCAACATGCCTGTTCCGAACGCAGTTGCTGCGCTTCCCGGGATGGATCGGGTCACCACCAAGATGATGGAGCGGAAGATCGACGACAACGACACTGCAACGATCGAGGAGCTCATCGAAACAAGCCTCGATATGGGTGTTGAGTTCCAAGCCTGCCAGATGACTATCGACCTCATGGACTATGACGAGCAGGACTTCTATGACGGTGTGACTACTGGCGTTGGTGCAGCAACCGCACTCCAAGATATGGCCGATGCGGATATTCAGCTGCTCGTCTAA
- a CDS encoding aminotransferase class V-fold PLP-dependent enzyme produces MDSNELRADIPALQEDTYLNFGAHGPSPEYVVNAASEFIQSHEYETNSRRDPYEVAFETYDNVRGRTADFIGANPSEVALTESTSAGINAIANAIDWEPGDTVVRTDLEHPAVTLPWQRLAQRGVNVEVIETEDGRVDVDTFIDAVRGARLVCFSAITWTHGTQLPVAELVEIAHDAGTFVLVDAVQVPGQLPMDVKEWGADAVAAAGHKWLLGLWGGGILYVDHQAAEKLHPSSIGYRGVETPTSDPYEFSPGARRFEVGSANPASHVALAEAIDVIDEVGVHRIADRIQMLSKQLIDGVPDEQLHSPIDPESGLVTIEVEDPERTVNRLSSRGIVVRSLPSPNAIRASVHAVNTSTEIADLVSGLETEWD; encoded by the coding sequence ATGGATTCAAACGAACTCCGTGCTGATATCCCTGCGCTGCAGGAAGATACATATCTGAACTTCGGCGCTCACGGACCGAGCCCAGAGTATGTTGTGAATGCCGCTAGTGAGTTCATCCAGTCCCACGAGTACGAGACAAATAGCCGAAGAGATCCGTATGAGGTCGCGTTCGAAACGTATGATAACGTGCGTGGCCGGACTGCTGACTTCATTGGTGCCAATCCGAGTGAGGTTGCGCTGACCGAGAGTACATCTGCTGGAATCAACGCAATTGCAAACGCAATTGACTGGGAGCCAGGAGACACTGTCGTTCGGACAGATCTTGAACATCCAGCAGTAACCCTTCCATGGCAGCGATTAGCTCAAAGGGGCGTCAACGTCGAAGTAATCGAAACTGAAGATGGGCGAGTCGACGTCGATACGTTCATCGACGCCGTCAGAGGAGCGAGGTTAGTGTGTTTTAGTGCGATTACTTGGACGCATGGCACGCAATTACCTGTCGCAGAGCTCGTGGAGATTGCTCATGATGCTGGCACATTCGTCCTCGTTGATGCTGTGCAAGTGCCAGGGCAGCTTCCGATGGATGTCAAGGAATGGGGAGCCGATGCCGTTGCAGCCGCCGGTCACAAATGGCTCCTCGGGCTGTGGGGTGGTGGAATACTGTATGTCGACCACCAAGCTGCAGAGAAGCTCCACCCCTCGAGTATCGGTTACCGGGGCGTTGAAACACCAACTTCGGACCCGTACGAGTTTTCCCCGGGCGCTCGTCGGTTCGAAGTCGGGTCAGCAAATCCGGCTTCACATGTTGCGCTGGCCGAAGCGATTGATGTAATTGATGAGGTCGGCGTCCACCGCATTGCAGACCGGATTCAGATGCTGTCCAAGCAGTTGATTGATGGAGTGCCTGACGAACAACTCCACAGCCCGATCGATCCAGAGTCTGGACTTGTGACAATCGAAGTCGAGGACCCAGAACGGACGGTAAATCGACTCAGTTCGAGGGGCATTGTTGTTCGGTCGTTGCCCTCACCGAACGCAATCCGTGCATCAGTCCATGCTGTGAATACATCTACCGAGATTGCGGATTTGGTAAGCGGGCTGGAGACAGAGTGGGACTGA
- a CDS encoding thioredoxin family protein, whose protein sequence is MEAQSTVANTVRSLDEGDITTVVGEEGVGLVEFYTEWCGSCTQMEPVLEDLAQETDATVVTVDIETNLETAIEFGAQSTPTFVLFVSGSPVKRLRGSQSKESLKDLIEQYTA, encoded by the coding sequence ATGGAAGCACAGTCAACTGTAGCAAACACTGTTCGCTCACTTGATGAGGGTGATATAACGACTGTTGTCGGCGAGGAAGGAGTCGGACTCGTTGAGTTCTACACCGAATGGTGTGGATCGTGTACGCAGATGGAGCCGGTTCTTGAGGATTTGGCACAGGAGACCGATGCTACGGTAGTAACAGTAGACATCGAAACGAATCTTGAGACAGCAATCGAGTTTGGTGCCCAGAGTACGCCCACGTTCGTGCTGTTCGTGTCAGGAAGCCCGGTGAAGCGGCTTCGTGGTAGCCAATCTAAGGAATCACTCAAGGACCTGATAGAACAGTACACTGCGTAA
- a CDS encoding helix-turn-helix domain-containing protein, which yields MRTTSIRERLSTDVHTPELLDCVYGLNDRDKAVFQAIHRATEECTADEIAAQLACDRSTAHRSLSRLVELDIVIQRRVESKHGYYYEYRLREPGKIAHDMQALLNDWYSVTDQLIRQCDFSTEESSISQE from the coding sequence ATGAGAACCACATCTATCCGTGAAAGACTAAGCACTGATGTACACACTCCCGAATTACTAGACTGTGTCTACGGCCTCAACGATCGAGACAAAGCCGTATTTCAAGCCATACACAGGGCAACAGAGGAGTGCACTGCCGATGAGATCGCGGCCCAATTGGCGTGTGACCGGTCAACAGCGCATCGATCCCTGTCGCGGCTCGTAGAATTGGACATCGTAATTCAGCGAAGGGTGGAAAGTAAGCATGGGTATTATTACGAGTACCGGCTACGAGAGCCAGGGAAAATTGCACACGATATGCAAGCATTGCTAAACGATTGGTACTCGGTTACGGATCAACTAATCCGGCAATGTGACTTCTCGACAGAGGAGAGTTCGATATCTCAGGAGTAG
- a CDS encoding DUF302 domain-containing protein encodes MSLPIDPEEIAPEDIGEARATLDMSHDDAIEHVRSVFTDAGFGVPVEFSPSEMLNEKVDAGRDPYYVLGACNPSVADRALEATDNKLGALMACNVVIWQEDPGTQIVYHTSIMRIARLVGMAPDDEEMADIIADTGELVDEAFENL; translated from the coding sequence ATGTCTCTTCCAATTGACCCCGAAGAAATTGCTCCAGAAGATATCGGTGAAGCGCGTGCCACCCTCGACATGAGCCATGACGACGCGATTGAACACGTCCGTAGTGTGTTTACTGATGCAGGGTTCGGTGTTCCCGTCGAATTTTCCCCCTCTGAGATGCTTAACGAGAAGGTCGATGCAGGTCGCGACCCATATTACGTGCTCGGCGCCTGTAATCCATCAGTCGCCGACCGGGCCCTCGAAGCTACTGACAACAAACTCGGCGCACTCATGGCGTGTAATGTTGTTATCTGGCAAGAAGACCCCGGTACACAGATTGTGTACCACACCTCGATTATGCGTATTGCCCGGCTAGTTGGGATGGCGCCAGATGATGAAGAGATGGCAGATATCATCGCCGACACGGGTGAGCTCGTCGACGAAGCGTTCGAAAATCTATAA
- a CDS encoding class I SAM-dependent methyltransferase — MGHHTFDADGAAELEDASKRYRRISEEELLWALEPSSETTVADLGSGTGFFTDVIAPLSDHVYAVDIQEEMHEFYREKGVPENVDLILSGIEELPFETDELNVALSTMTYHEFASEAALEELRRVIVSDGKLVVFDWAADGPGDAGPPVDERYSIDETTTKLDAAGFDVSFQAIRSETFLVIASPN, encoded by the coding sequence GTGGGACATCATACATTTGATGCAGATGGAGCAGCGGAACTTGAGGATGCATCTAAGCGGTATCGACGTATCTCAGAAGAGGAACTGTTGTGGGCACTTGAACCGTCATCAGAGACCACGGTCGCTGATTTAGGCAGTGGGACCGGATTCTTTACCGACGTGATTGCGCCACTATCTGATCATGTCTATGCCGTCGATATCCAAGAGGAGATGCATGAATTCTATCGAGAGAAGGGAGTCCCCGAGAATGTTGACCTCATCCTCTCTGGGATTGAGGAGTTGCCATTCGAGACTGATGAGCTGAATGTGGCGTTGTCGACGATGACGTACCATGAGTTTGCGAGTGAAGCCGCCCTGGAGGAGCTAAGACGTGTGATTGTATCGGACGGAAAGCTGGTTGTATTCGATTGGGCAGCTGATGGACCGGGAGATGCCGGACCACCAGTTGATGAGCGATACAGTATCGACGAGACAACCACGAAGCTCGACGCCGCGGGATTCGATGTCTCTTTCCAAGCGATACGTTCAGAGACATTTCTTGTGATCGCCTCACCAAACTGA